One Solibacillus sp. R5-41 DNA segment encodes these proteins:
- a CDS encoding DUF2252 domain-containing protein produces MGSMLLEQVKHTRKFLRHDQLKTIFEEFDVQCMSLSEEQRLEKYRTMLDSPFRFFRGSAYLFYYDMTKTPSIFHTPDAKPTWIQGDMHMDNFGAFQNETGDIVYDVNDFDEGYVGSYLYDVIRMSVSIALYIEEQGLHNGAQEMAIHHFLRSYISQLTRFQRKQDDPLTLTFTKNNTKGPIKKVLKKLEKRQHSHLLQDITHINEDGNRVFLWNDEVQPVSNEEIAAITKTLPNYSIKDIAIKYGSGTASIGLKRYYILVDGATDALGVGDLVLEMKEVRTAIPAYFLPYHKTFWTHYEHQGARVVGTQKAMHHLEDPHLAYVTMDGQEYYIRERSPYKKKVKPKNYTDLDDYFVTTSIMGQIAAKIHARADIDYSDVFTYHSEDAILIAIGKHKDYFIESVTLQAMHYKEIVYSDYELFKEWVNDTFS; encoded by the coding sequence ATGGGAAGCATGTTATTAGAACAGGTAAAACACACTCGTAAGTTTTTAAGGCACGATCAGCTTAAAACAATTTTTGAAGAATTTGATGTACAATGCATGTCTTTAAGTGAGGAGCAGCGTTTGGAGAAATATCGCACTATGCTCGACAGCCCTTTCCGCTTTTTCCGCGGTAGTGCGTATTTATTTTATTATGACATGACAAAAACGCCGTCTATATTCCATACGCCAGATGCAAAGCCTACTTGGATTCAAGGCGATATGCATATGGATAACTTTGGTGCATTTCAAAATGAAACAGGTGACATTGTTTATGATGTCAATGATTTTGACGAAGGCTATGTAGGTTCGTATTTATACGATGTTATCCGCATGAGTGTCAGTATCGCGCTATATATCGAAGAACAAGGTTTACATAATGGCGCTCAAGAAATGGCCATCCATCATTTCCTGCGTAGCTATATCAGTCAGTTAACACGATTCCAACGCAAACAGGACGACCCGCTTACATTGACGTTTACGAAAAACAATACAAAAGGTCCAATAAAAAAAGTGTTGAAAAAGCTCGAAAAAAGACAGCATTCGCATCTATTACAAGATATTACGCATATCAATGAAGATGGAAATCGTGTTTTCTTATGGAATGATGAAGTGCAACCTGTATCTAATGAAGAAATTGCAGCCATCACAAAGACTTTACCAAACTATTCCATCAAAGATATCGCTATTAAATACGGTTCCGGAACAGCTTCGATTGGTTTAAAACGCTATTATATTTTAGTAGATGGTGCGACTGACGCACTTGGCGTAGGAGATTTAGTACTTGAGATGAAAGAGGTACGTACAGCTATTCCTGCATATTTCTTACCGTATCATAAAACATTTTGGACCCATTATGAGCACCAAGGCGCACGTGTTGTCGGGACGCAAAAGGCCATGCACCATTTAGAAGATCCACATTTAGCTTATGTCACAATGGATGGACAGGAATACTATATTCGAGAGCGTTCTCCATATAAGAAAAAAGTAAAGCCGAAAAACTATACGGATCTGGACGATTATTTTGTGACAACCTCGATTATGGGACAAATTGCTGCTAAAATTCATGCACGTGCAGATATCGATTATTCTGATGTATTTACTTACCATAGTGAAGATGCGATTTTAATCGCAATCGGCAAACACAAAGATTATTTTATCGAAAGCGTAACTTTACAAGCGATGCACTATAAAGAAATTGTCTACTCCGACTATGAGTTATTTAAAGAGTGGGTAAATGACACATTTAGTTAA
- the kdpC gene encoding potassium-transporting ATPase subunit KdpC: protein MKLLKGTLSRSIVFFFIFTFICGVVYPVTMTGMAQIVFPEKANGSIIEVEGKNYGSALLGQQFTGDTHMWGRIMQIDTATYKDAEGNPLMYAFPANLSPASEEYGELIAERVTKIQAAHPEKATMRIPVDLVTSSGSGLDPSISVAAANYQIERLAKNNNLSIEEVKFIIEQCSESRFLGVFGEVTVNVLKVNLMLDGILEY, encoded by the coding sequence TTGAAGCTTTTAAAAGGTACTTTATCCCGTTCGATTGTATTCTTCTTTATCTTCACCTTTATTTGTGGAGTTGTTTATCCAGTAACGATGACGGGCATGGCGCAGATTGTTTTTCCTGAAAAGGCGAATGGAAGTATTATTGAAGTGGAAGGTAAGAACTATGGCTCCGCATTACTAGGCCAACAATTTACAGGGGATACACATATGTGGGGGCGTATTATGCAGATTGATACCGCAACCTATAAAGACGCAGAAGGGAATCCATTAATGTATGCATTTCCTGCTAACTTAAGTCCCGCGAGTGAAGAATATGGAGAATTGATAGCTGAAAGAGTTACAAAAATTCAAGCAGCTCACCCAGAAAAAGCAACTATGCGGATTCCTGTTGATTTAGTTACAAGCTCAGGTAGTGGCTTGGATCCAAGTATTTCTGTAGCTGCAGCAAATTATCAGATAGAGCGACTAGCCAAAAATAATAATCTATCAATTGAGGAAGTGAAATTCATTATTGAACAATGTAGCGAATCTCGATTTTTAGGTGTTTTCGGTGAAGTAACTGTTAATGTTTTAAAAGTGAATTTAATGCTAGATGGGATTCTAGAGTATTAA
- a CDS encoding sensor histidine kinase KdpD: protein MSFEREDPDAILKKIQMIKKEKHQGHLKIFFGYAAGVGKTYAMLKAAHLAKEHGIEVVAGYIEPHARPETMALLQGIEQLPYLQVQHKNMLLHELDLDAAIVRNPQIILVDELAHTNIEQARHLKRYQDIQELLKAGIDVYTTINVQHIESLNDLVASITGVVVRERIPDYVFDEANLVTLVDIEPADLLERLNEGKIYNHDQAEKAMNHFFTLENLVALREIALRRTADRVNRVAEKSNISSKSSLNAGEHILVCLSSSPSNAKIIRTAARMASAFKGNFTALFVETASFGEWSDINKARLQKNMRLAEQLGANIEKVYGEDVAFQISEFARYIRVTKIVIGRSNTKRNFLSIKKSFTEQLTNLSPNLDIYVIPDQQAEPYKKKTTLKKSSWCSGMDLLKVALTLAITTAIGFVFQTFNFSNTDIINMYILGVLVTAIITANLFCSILMATLSVIAFNFFFTYPIFSLEANDPSHHITFLIMFITAFIIGTLASKLKIQAQHSAETAYRTKVLLETNQLLQQETQQEGILATTAKQLVKLLNHSVVFYPIHEQNLAQPIVFFEQDETDSTEFTTDNEQAVAAWVFKNNKHAGATTNTLGSAKCLYLAIRTNLRVYGVIGIALKENKTLDTLENNLVLSMLGECALALEKEHFIRKREEAATQVKNEQLRANLLRAISHDLRSPLTTISGNAHILLSNEFSIDEDKKMRLFEDIYNDAQWLINLVENLLSITSIENGTMNIQMDAELIDEVINEALLHVNRRSRDHIIKVDYADGILIAKLDPRLIVQVLINLIDNAIKYTPVGSEITISTKKENDWIVVDITDNGDGIPDTAKEKIFEMFYTVHKSVSDSRRGIGIGLALCKSIISVHGGSLTVHDHYPKGTIFRFTLQAKEVKIYE, encoded by the coding sequence ATGAGCTTCGAGAGAGAAGATCCTGATGCAATTTTAAAAAAAATCCAAATGATTAAAAAAGAAAAACATCAAGGTCATTTAAAAATCTTCTTTGGCTATGCAGCTGGTGTTGGTAAAACGTACGCAATGTTAAAAGCAGCCCATTTAGCAAAAGAACACGGCATTGAAGTAGTAGCAGGCTATATTGAACCCCATGCACGCCCTGAAACAATGGCGCTCTTACAAGGAATTGAGCAATTGCCTTACCTTCAAGTGCAACATAAAAATATGCTCTTGCATGAACTTGATTTAGATGCAGCTATAGTTAGAAATCCGCAGATAATTTTAGTTGATGAACTAGCCCATACGAATATAGAACAAGCAAGACATTTAAAACGCTATCAAGATATTCAAGAGCTTTTGAAGGCAGGTATCGATGTTTATACAACAATTAATGTGCAACATATCGAAAGTTTGAATGATTTAGTCGCATCGATTACAGGTGTCGTTGTTCGTGAACGCATTCCAGACTATGTATTTGATGAAGCCAATCTAGTAACACTTGTAGATATTGAGCCGGCAGATTTACTTGAACGCCTAAATGAAGGGAAAATTTATAACCATGACCAAGCAGAAAAAGCAATGAATCACTTTTTTACTTTGGAAAATTTAGTAGCATTAAGAGAAATTGCGTTAAGACGAACTGCTGACAGAGTTAATCGTGTTGCAGAAAAGAGTAATATATCGTCGAAAAGCAGTTTAAATGCAGGGGAACATATTTTAGTTTGCCTTTCTTCTTCCCCGTCAAATGCGAAAATTATTCGAACAGCTGCGAGAATGGCAAGTGCATTTAAAGGGAATTTTACTGCCTTATTTGTAGAAACAGCTTCCTTTGGTGAGTGGTCGGATATAAACAAAGCAAGACTGCAAAAAAATATGCGTCTTGCGGAACAATTAGGGGCGAATATTGAGAAAGTTTATGGCGAGGATGTTGCCTTCCAAATATCCGAGTTCGCCCGTTATATCCGTGTTACAAAGATAGTCATTGGACGCTCAAACACCAAACGAAATTTTCTTAGCATAAAAAAATCGTTTACCGAGCAATTAACAAATTTATCACCAAATCTAGATATATACGTCATTCCAGACCAACAAGCGGAACCATATAAGAAGAAAACAACTTTGAAAAAATCATCATGGTGCAGTGGAATGGACTTATTGAAAGTAGCCCTAACATTAGCAATCACAACGGCTATCGGCTTTGTATTCCAAACCTTCAATTTCAGTAACACGGACATTATCAATATGTATATACTTGGTGTACTCGTTACAGCAATCATAACAGCGAATCTCTTTTGTAGTATTTTAATGGCTACGCTTAGTGTAATTGCGTTCAATTTTTTCTTCACCTATCCGATTTTTTCACTTGAAGCCAATGATCCGAGCCATCACATCACATTTTTAATTATGTTTATTACAGCCTTTATTATTGGCACGTTAGCAAGTAAATTAAAAATCCAAGCACAACATTCCGCGGAAACGGCTTACCGAACAAAAGTGTTACTTGAAACGAATCAACTGCTTCAACAAGAAACTCAACAAGAGGGTATTTTAGCGACAACAGCTAAACAGCTTGTCAAATTACTGAATCATAGTGTCGTATTCTACCCAATTCATGAACAAAATTTAGCTCAACCAATTGTATTTTTTGAACAAGACGAAACAGACAGCACTGAATTCACTACAGACAATGAACAAGCGGTTGCTGCTTGGGTATTTAAAAATAATAAACATGCCGGTGCAACGACAAATACGCTTGGCAGTGCGAAATGTTTGTACTTAGCTATCCGAACAAATCTTCGTGTGTATGGAGTCATTGGCATTGCACTAAAAGAAAATAAAACGCTAGATACATTAGAAAATAACTTAGTTTTATCAATGCTTGGGGAATGTGCCCTCGCACTAGAAAAGGAGCACTTCATACGTAAACGCGAAGAGGCCGCAACTCAAGTTAAAAATGAACAATTAAGAGCAAATTTATTACGTGCTATATCACATGATTTACGTTCCCCACTGACTACGATTTCAGGGAATGCGCATATCTTATTGAGTAACGAATTCAGTATAGACGAAGATAAGAAAATGCGGTTATTTGAGGATATTTATAATGATGCACAGTGGTTAATTAACTTAGTTGAAAATTTACTTTCTATAACTAGTATTGAAAATGGTACTATGAATATCCAAATGGACGCTGAATTAATCGATGAGGTCATCAATGAAGCTCTTCTCCATGTGAATCGGAGGAGTCGTGACCATATCATAAAAGTCGATTATGCAGATGGTATTTTAATAGCGAAACTCGATCCACGATTAATAGTTCAAGTGCTAATTAACCTGATTGATAATGCGATAAAGTATACACCTGTTGGCTCTGAGATTACGATTTCTACGAAGAAAGAAAACGATTGGATTGTAGTTGACATCACGGATAATGGCGACGGTATTCCAGATACAGCAAAAGAGAAAATCTTTGAAATGTTTTATACAGTCCACAAAAGTGTATCAGATAGCAGGCGTGGTATAGGTATTGGTTTAGCTTTATGTAAGTCGATTATTTCTGTACACGGTGGTTCATTAACAGTACACGACCATTATCCAAAAGGAACTATTTTCCGATTTACATTACAAGCTAAAGAGGTGAAAATTTATGAGTAA
- the kdpA gene encoding potassium-transporting ATPase subunit KdpA yields the protein MNLILQYGLYLGFLVLLAIPLGHYIGKVMNGEKVILSNLLKPLEQMIYKVMKIEASEQMSWKKYATSVLLFSGIGFIFLFVLQLVQGALTGNPQGIANMSWHLSFNNAISFITNTNWQSYTGEAQITYLVQALGLTVQNFVSAATGIAVLFALIRAFINVKSNGLGSFWIDVTRVNLYVLIPISFVITLCLLSQGVVQNLKPAETVQLLEPIAIAEDGTIIDSAQIDVESKEVFVNGELVANAQIVTEQFVPMGPAASQIAIKQLGTNGGGFFGVNSAHPFENPTAFSNLIEMLSILLIPVALCFTFGRNIKDKKQGYAIFSAMFIILMLAMAALAVNEQLGTPQLAQDGMVDLSTEAQAGGNMEGKESRFGIAASTTWTAFTTAASNGSVNSMHDSLTPLGGMVPMLLMQLGEVIFGGVGSGLYGMLSFVILTVFIAGLMVGRTPEYLGKKIEPYEMKWAVLCCLATPIAILVSGGIAALVPSVTNSLNEVGPHGFSELLYAFTSAGANNGSAFAGLAANTPFINLSLGLAMLFARFVPILCTLAIAGSLIQKKKMATTAGTLSTSNGLFIFLLIFVVILVGALSFFPALALGPIAEFMIMVN from the coding sequence ATGAACTTAATTTTGCAATATGGCTTGTACTTAGGCTTTCTCGTCTTATTAGCAATCCCTTTAGGGCATTATATTGGGAAAGTGATGAACGGAGAAAAGGTAATTCTATCGAACTTACTTAAGCCACTCGAACAAATGATATATAAAGTAATGAAAATTGAAGCTTCAGAACAAATGTCGTGGAAAAAATATGCCACCTCGGTTCTGTTATTTAGTGGTATAGGTTTTATTTTTTTATTCGTACTTCAATTAGTGCAGGGGGCATTGACTGGAAATCCACAAGGGATTGCAAATATGTCTTGGCATTTATCATTCAATAATGCTATTAGCTTTATTACGAATACAAATTGGCAGTCCTACACAGGCGAAGCTCAAATTACGTATTTAGTGCAAGCACTGGGATTAACGGTTCAAAACTTCGTATCTGCCGCGACCGGAATTGCTGTATTATTTGCACTTATTCGAGCATTTATCAATGTGAAAAGTAATGGGCTCGGCAGTTTTTGGATTGACGTCACAAGAGTCAATTTATACGTACTTATACCAATCAGTTTTGTCATTACGCTTTGTTTATTGTCTCAAGGTGTCGTGCAAAATCTAAAGCCTGCAGAAACGGTACAATTACTCGAACCGATTGCGATTGCTGAGGATGGAACAATTATTGACTCAGCACAAATTGATGTGGAATCGAAGGAAGTATTTGTGAATGGGGAGTTGGTTGCGAATGCACAAATTGTTACGGAGCAGTTTGTACCAATGGGACCCGCAGCAAGTCAGATTGCAATTAAGCAATTAGGAACAAATGGTGGTGGATTCTTTGGCGTAAATTCTGCCCACCCATTCGAAAATCCAACTGCCTTTTCAAATTTGATTGAAATGTTATCTATTTTATTAATTCCAGTAGCGCTATGTTTTACTTTCGGACGAAATATAAAGGATAAAAAGCAAGGTTACGCAATTTTTTCAGCGATGTTCATCATACTAATGCTGGCAATGGCGGCGCTTGCTGTTAATGAACAATTGGGCACACCTCAACTTGCTCAAGATGGAATGGTCGATCTTTCAACTGAAGCCCAAGCAGGAGGAAATATGGAAGGGAAGGAATCTCGTTTTGGAATTGCAGCTTCCACAACATGGACTGCATTTACAACCGCAGCATCAAATGGCTCTGTAAACTCAATGCACGATAGTTTGACTCCACTTGGCGGTATGGTACCAATGCTATTAATGCAGCTCGGGGAAGTAATTTTTGGAGGTGTCGGTAGTGGGCTATACGGTATGTTGTCGTTCGTAATTTTAACCGTATTTATTGCTGGGTTAATGGTAGGAAGAACTCCTGAATATTTAGGAAAGAAAATCGAACCGTATGAAATGAAATGGGCTGTTCTTTGCTGTTTAGCAACCCCAATTGCAATTTTAGTAAGTGGTGGAATTGCAGCGTTGGTGCCAAGTGTTACGAATAGTCTAAATGAAGTTGGACCGCATGGTTTCTCAGAATTACTTTATGCATTTACTTCAGCAGGGGCAAATAATGGATCAGCTTTTGCAGGTTTGGCAGCGAACACACCATTTATCAATTTGAGTTTAGGTTTAGCTATGCTATTTGCTCGCTTTGTACCAATTCTTTGTACACTAGCAATTGCAGGAAGTTTGATTCAAAAGAAAAAAATGGCGACAACCGCTGGAACTCTTTCAACGAGCAATGGATTGTTTATTTTCTTATTAATTTTTGTTGTCATTTTAGTCGGTGCATTAAGCTTCTTTCCAGCCCTTGCACTAGGACCGATTGCTGAATTTATGATTATGGTGAACTAG
- the kdpB gene encoding potassium-transporting ATPase subunit KdpB: protein MTTSKSALTDKTMLMRAIKDSFVKLSPKYQAENPVMLLVYISAVLTSALFAISLFGIQDASSGYTFAIAVILWFTVLFANFAEAIAEGKGKAQADSLRAAKKDVPANKIRSLDNLEDVTVVSSATLQKGDFVIVKAGEQIPADGEVIEGAASVDESAITGESAPVIRESGGDRSAVTGGTTVISDALIIRVTSIPGESFLDKMIAMVEGASRKKTPNELALQILLVALSIIFILVTVSLYAFAGFSANLANKENPVSVTTLVALLVCLAPTTIGALLSAIGIAGMSRLNQANVLAMSGRAIEAAGDVDILMLDKTGTITIGNRQATEFIPVDGVTAKELADSAQLSSLADETPEGRSIVVLAKKEFDIRGRSMKGSPLDFIPFTAKTRMSGVNFEGNEIRKGAADVMRAYVEQNGGTYSKHCEKTVQKIAKKGGTPLVVTKNYRVQGVIYLKDIIKQGVKEKFADLRKMGIKTIMITGDNPLTAAAIAAEAGVDDFLAEATPEAKLQKIREFQRKGHLVAMTGDGTNDAPALAQADVAVAMNTGTQAAKEAGNMVDLDSSPTKLIEIVRIGKQLLMTRGSLTTFSIANDLAKYFAIIPALFIGLYPELSKLNIMQLHSPESAILSAIIYNALIIIALIPLALSGVKYREVPAGKLLSRNLLIYGLGGIITPFIFIKLIDIALVVLGI, encoded by the coding sequence ATGACCACATCAAAAAGTGCATTAACTGATAAAACGATGCTTATGAGAGCAATAAAAGATTCCTTTGTTAAATTAAGTCCCAAATACCAAGCAGAAAATCCGGTTATGTTACTAGTTTATATTTCGGCAGTTTTAACATCAGCGTTATTTGCGATTTCGCTGTTTGGCATTCAAGATGCCTCTTCAGGATACACCTTTGCGATTGCGGTGATTTTATGGTTTACAGTTCTTTTTGCAAACTTTGCAGAAGCAATTGCAGAAGGGAAAGGAAAAGCACAAGCCGATTCTTTACGTGCAGCAAAGAAAGATGTGCCCGCAAACAAGATTCGTAGTCTAGATAATTTAGAAGATGTCACGGTTGTTTCATCAGCAACACTTCAAAAAGGTGATTTTGTCATTGTGAAGGCTGGGGAACAAATTCCAGCAGATGGAGAAGTCATTGAAGGCGCGGCATCTGTTGATGAAAGTGCGATTACAGGTGAATCAGCACCAGTTATTCGAGAAAGTGGTGGTGATAGAAGTGCAGTTACAGGTGGTACAACGGTTATTTCAGATGCTTTAATTATCCGTGTAACAAGTATTCCAGGTGAGAGTTTTCTAGATAAAATGATTGCCATGGTCGAAGGGGCATCCCGTAAAAAAACACCAAATGAATTAGCGCTGCAAATATTACTTGTCGCATTGTCAATCATCTTTATTTTAGTGACAGTATCACTCTATGCGTTTGCAGGCTTTTCAGCTAATTTGGCTAATAAAGAAAATCCGGTATCTGTTACAACACTTGTTGCATTACTTGTCTGTCTAGCTCCAACAACGATTGGTGCTTTGCTATCTGCTATTGGAATAGCGGGAATGAGTCGGTTAAATCAAGCGAATGTATTGGCAATGAGTGGGCGCGCAATTGAAGCAGCGGGCGATGTAGATATATTAATGCTTGATAAAACTGGAACGATTACAATCGGAAATCGACAAGCTACGGAATTTATCCCAGTTGATGGGGTAACAGCGAAAGAGTTAGCAGATTCCGCACAGCTCTCATCTTTAGCGGATGAAACGCCAGAAGGAAGAAGCATCGTTGTTTTAGCCAAAAAAGAGTTCGATATTCGAGGGCGCTCGATGAAAGGCTCCCCACTCGATTTCATTCCATTTACAGCAAAAACACGGATGAGTGGAGTAAATTTTGAAGGCAATGAAATTCGGAAAGGTGCAGCGGATGTGATGCGCGCGTATGTGGAGCAAAATGGCGGGACTTATAGTAAACACTGTGAAAAAACAGTACAGAAAATCGCTAAAAAAGGTGGTACGCCACTTGTTGTTACGAAAAATTACCGTGTCCAAGGCGTCATTTACTTAAAGGATATTATCAAGCAAGGTGTGAAAGAAAAGTTTGCGGACTTACGTAAAATGGGCATCAAAACGATTATGATTACAGGCGATAATCCATTGACTGCAGCCGCAATTGCAGCAGAAGCAGGCGTTGATGATTTCTTGGCAGAAGCGACACCAGAAGCAAAATTACAAAAAATTCGAGAATTTCAGCGGAAAGGTCACTTAGTGGCGATGACAGGAGATGGAACAAACGATGCTCCAGCGCTTGCCCAGGCAGATGTAGCCGTAGCGATGAATACTGGTACACAAGCAGCTAAAGAAGCAGGTAACATGGTAGATCTAGATTCCTCGCCAACGAAATTAATTGAAATTGTTCGTATTGGTAAGCAACTTCTTATGACGCGAGGAAGTTTAACAACCTTTTCAATTGCGAATGACTTAGCGAAATACTTTGCTATTATTCCTGCATTATTCATCGGATTATATCCAGAGCTTAGTAAGTTAAATATTATGCAGTTGCACAGTCCAGAAAGTGCCATATTATCAGCCATTATTTACAATGCACTCATCATTATTGCGTTAATACCCCTTGCATTAAGTGGTGTAAAATATCGTGAAGTGCCTGCTGGAAAACTGTTATCTCGTAACTTACTTATTTATGGGCTAGGGGGTATTATTACACCATTTATTTTCATTAAGTTAATTGATATTGCGCTTGTAGTGTTGGGCATATAA